In Spirochaeta isovalerica, one DNA window encodes the following:
- a CDS encoding hybrid sensor histidine kinase/response regulator, protein MIFTRHLLEEQERGYLLGLMGFNGPPFIRWSFELGRRLYSRDFPLHLYKTYSEALNEAELLLASSRSDSKISHDNDFSDPDVEKLFYYISAMSWDLDSNTMPSLEIDEQSPYRKIYEALALVKSDFNHILEKQRETEKAIETKVQERTRQLRDQQTKLETSLDLLSHDTKNHFISLKYDADQVEDANLKNSMEESICEIEELISEATGIMSSKKRITSLPEILETIRVTEKRVPLQAHDRIRVEYKSPEFLYVQTTALLKNALSNLIENALKYTGTGNEVRIFCERNKKVQIHIIDFGSGIPDAEKEKILEKFYRRELNEEIEGTGRGLWITNNIIRQEGGTLTISDNPRGGAVFSISLPPYQVEDFQGMLKELSEWFESPLDSIRSRAETYRTLYQLQGREDVEDLDSAVFTSLLSEIRKERKEEKQAHMARKLDHLKNRNPEGKSIIIADDSLYVQYYLSRYFTELGLNVIDYVDNGESAVISYRKRKPDYISLDNNMNVMTGPEAAEQIYAYDKDCRVIFITALGDSSLFREALKEKLASCRYRILTKPIYKKDIEVLLDEF, encoded by the coding sequence ATGATTTTCACCCGGCATCTTCTGGAAGAACAGGAACGGGGATATCTTCTGGGATTGATGGGCTTCAACGGTCCGCCCTTTATCAGATGGTCTTTTGAACTGGGTCGAAGACTTTACAGTAGAGATTTTCCTCTGCATCTATATAAGACTTATAGCGAAGCTTTGAATGAAGCAGAACTTCTTCTGGCATCAAGCCGTTCCGACTCTAAGATTTCCCATGATAATGACTTCTCCGATCCTGACGTGGAAAAGCTCTTTTACTATATTAGCGCAATGAGCTGGGATCTCGATTCTAATACAATGCCTTCGCTTGAAATTGATGAACAAAGCCCTTACCGGAAAATTTATGAAGCTCTGGCTCTTGTGAAATCGGACTTCAACCATATTCTGGAAAAGCAGCGGGAAACAGAAAAGGCTATTGAAACCAAAGTGCAGGAAAGGACGAGGCAACTGAGAGACCAGCAGACAAAACTTGAAACTAGCCTTGATCTGCTTTCCCATGACACGAAGAATCATTTTATAAGTCTTAAATATGATGCTGATCAGGTCGAGGATGCGAATCTGAAAAACTCCATGGAAGAATCCATCTGCGAGATTGAAGAGCTGATAAGCGAAGCTACGGGAATCATGTCATCGAAAAAGAGAATAACCTCTCTTCCTGAAATTCTGGAGACAATCCGTGTAACGGAAAAAAGGGTTCCACTGCAGGCTCACGACAGAATCCGCGTTGAATATAAATCTCCCGAATTTCTCTACGTTCAGACAACGGCTCTTTTAAAAAACGCCCTTTCAAACCTTATCGAAAATGCTTTGAAATACACCGGGACCGGCAATGAAGTGAGAATCTTCTGCGAGAGAAACAAAAAGGTTCAGATACATATAATAGATTTCGGTTCGGGAATTCCCGATGCGGAAAAAGAAAAGATCCTGGAAAAATTCTACCGCCGGGAGTTGAATGAAGAAATAGAGGGAACCGGCCGCGGGCTCTGGATAACTAATAATATCATCCGTCAGGAGGGCGGGACGCTGACCATATCGGACAATCCCCGGGGGGGAGCTGTTTTTTCCATAAGCCTGCCTCCCTATCAAGTTGAAGACTTCCAGGGGATGCTGAAGGAACTGTCCGAATGGTTCGAAAGCCCGCTCGACTCGATCCGCTCCCGGGCGGAAACTTATAGAACACTCTATCAGCTGCAGGGGCGCGAAGACGTTGAAGATCTTGATTCCGCTGTTTTCACGTCTCTCCTGTCGGAAATAAGGAAAGAAAGAAAAGAGGAAAAGCAGGCCCATATGGCCAGAAAACTGGATCACCTGAAGAACCGGAACCCTGAAGGAAAGTCCATTATCATCGCCGATGACTCACTCTATGTCCAGTATTATCTGAGCCGTTATTTTACCGAGCTCGGGCTTAATGTAATCGATTATGTGGATAATGGAGAATCAGCTGTCATCTCCTACAGGAAGAGAAAACCCGATTACATTTCTCTGGATAATAATATGAATGTCATGACCGGTCCCGAAGCAGCGGAACAGATTTACGCTTACGATAAGGACTGCCGGGTTATTTTCATAACAGCTTTAGGAGATTCCAGTCTGTTCAGAGAAGCGCTGAAAGAAAAACTGGCTTCATGCAGATACAGGATTCTTACCAAACCGATTTACAAAAAAGATATAGAAGTACTTCTGGACGAATTTTAA
- a CDS encoding STAS domain-containing protein yields the protein MSRITVEKKADSAEIFFSANLVSETVEDLRGTLKKLLSEQLNRITVNFNTVEMIDSMGIGLMVSTHNTLTARGGELVITNLSPDLLELFSVMRLNEFFTIESAK from the coding sequence ATGAGCCGTATTACTGTTGAGAAAAAAGCGGATTCCGCCGAGATATTTTTTTCGGCAAATCTTGTATCGGAAACGGTTGAAGATTTGCGGGGAACGCTGAAGAAATTATTATCGGAACAGCTGAACCGTATTACTGTGAATTTCAACACTGTAGAAATGATCGATTCCATGGGAATCGGACTGATGGTATCCACCCATAACACACTGACCGCGAGGGGAGGAGAGCTGGTCATTACCAATCTCTCCCCGGATCTGCTGGAATTGTTTTCAGTTATGCGCCTCAACGAATTTTTTACCATTGAAAGCGCAAAATAG
- the purB gene encoding adenylosuccinate lyase translates to MEQIENVLAQRYASEKMKEIWSPRGRILLERDLWIAVLKAQKDLGLPIDDDVIPAYEKVRDTVNLQSIKDREKITRHDVKSRIEEFCELAGKEHIHKGMTSRDLTENVEQLQVYKALELTRSKAVAALVKLAEKADFYRHRIITARTHNVAAQPTTLGKRIAMFGQELLLALENLDRVIANYPVRGIKGAVGTQLDQLTLFNGDSGKVKLLEEKIVGHLGIGRSLNAVGQVYPRSLDHHVVSALYQLSSGPSSFAKTLRIMAGNETASEGFAKGQVGSSAMPHKMNSRSCERVNGFHLILNGYLNMVAGLAGDQWNEGDVSCSVVRRVALPDSFYAIDGMFETFLTVLNQMTIFPAVIERENTHYFPFLSSTTIMMEAVKKGAGRETAHEAIKEHAVATVHDLRNGVIDSNDLLDRLAADDRLGLTMDELKQILSRGEELVGAASAQVDAFMAEAEKWKTAYPEAAGYDPGNIL, encoded by the coding sequence ATGGAACAGATAGAAAACGTACTGGCACAAAGGTACGCATCTGAAAAGATGAAAGAAATTTGGTCCCCCAGGGGACGCATACTGCTGGAACGGGATCTATGGATTGCCGTATTGAAAGCCCAGAAAGATCTGGGACTCCCTATTGATGACGATGTCATCCCCGCTTACGAAAAAGTCCGCGATACAGTGAATTTACAGTCAATCAAAGACAGGGAGAAAATCACACGACACGATGTTAAATCGCGCATCGAGGAATTCTGCGAACTGGCCGGTAAAGAGCACATCCACAAGGGAATGACCAGCCGGGACCTGACGGAAAACGTTGAACAGCTCCAGGTGTATAAAGCACTGGAACTCACCAGATCAAAAGCTGTTGCGGCACTGGTAAAACTGGCGGAAAAAGCCGATTTCTATCGACACCGGATAATCACGGCCAGAACCCACAATGTTGCGGCTCAGCCGACCACTCTCGGCAAGAGAATTGCCATGTTCGGACAGGAGCTCCTTCTGGCTCTTGAGAATCTCGATAGAGTCATTGCCAATTATCCAGTTCGGGGTATAAAAGGTGCCGTGGGAACTCAGCTGGACCAGCTGACCCTTTTTAACGGTGACAGCGGGAAAGTGAAGCTACTGGAAGAGAAAATTGTCGGCCATCTTGGCATCGGCCGCAGTCTCAATGCTGTCGGGCAGGTTTACCCCCGTAGTCTCGATCATCATGTTGTCAGCGCTCTCTATCAGTTGAGCAGCGGTCCCTCCAGTTTTGCCAAAACGCTCCGTATCATGGCAGGAAATGAAACGGCAAGCGAAGGATTTGCCAAAGGCCAGGTTGGTTCATCGGCCATGCCTCATAAAATGAACAGCCGTTCCTGCGAAAGAGTCAACGGTTTTCATCTTATACTCAACGGATATCTGAATATGGTGGCCGGTCTGGCGGGAGACCAGTGGAACGAAGGAGATGTGTCCTGTTCCGTTGTCAGGAGAGTTGCCCTCCCCGATAGTTTCTACGCGATCGACGGGATGTTTGAAACATTTCTGACAGTTCTGAATCAGATGACCATATTCCCCGCTGTTATCGAGCGTGAAAATACCCATTATTTCCCTTTCCTCTCATCGACAACCATTATGATGGAAGCTGTGAAGAAAGGCGCCGGACGGGAGACGGCTCATGAAGCGATTAAAGAGCATGCCGTAGCCACGGTTCATGATCTGAGAAACGGCGTAATCGATTCCAACGATCTCCTGGACAGACTGGCAGCCGATGACAGGCTCGGCCTGACCATGGATGAGCTTAAACAGATTCTCTCCCGCGGAGAGGAACTGGTCGGAGCGGCTTCTGCCCAGGTGGATGCTTTTATGGCTGAAGCGGAGAAATGGAAAACGGCGTATCCCGAAGCAGCCGGTTATGATCCGGGGAATATTCTTTAA
- a CDS encoding carbon-nitrogen family hydrolase, translated as MKLALMQMDIFWEDKDKNLRKAEKLIETAVEHDCAIAVFPEMFATGFSMNAEKITEAENGTVVSTLNQLAAKYGISLIAGIAVKSEGSYENRAYIINSDGEIIDVYTKNYGFSYSGEDKIYSNGDKQIVFEIEGMKSSVFICYDLRFPELFRRVAKSVSVIFVIANWPDSRIDQWDALLKARAIENQCFVVAVNRKGIDGNGLHYNGHSAVFSPSGDEVELFRLDGECRCFEIDEGETDFVRQRFPFLKDMRN; from the coding sequence ATGAAACTGGCGCTCATGCAAATGGACATATTCTGGGAGGATAAGGACAAAAACCTCCGGAAAGCTGAGAAACTGATAGAGACTGCTGTCGAGCATGATTGTGCCATCGCCGTTTTTCCGGAAATGTTCGCCACCGGTTTTTCCATGAACGCTGAAAAAATCACAGAGGCTGAAAACGGAACGGTTGTCTCCACACTCAACCAGCTGGCGGCAAAATACGGAATTTCCCTAATTGCAGGAATCGCAGTCAAATCGGAAGGCTCTTATGAAAACAGGGCGTATATCATTAATTCCGATGGTGAAATCATCGATGTCTATACGAAGAATTACGGTTTTTCCTATTCCGGTGAAGATAAAATCTACAGTAACGGAGATAAGCAGATTGTCTTTGAAATTGAAGGTATGAAATCTTCGGTGTTTATCTGTTATGACCTTCGTTTTCCCGAGCTATTCAGGAGAGTGGCAAAAAGCGTCTCTGTTATCTTTGTCATCGCCAACTGGCCGGATAGCCGGATCGATCAATGGGATGCCCTTTTAAAAGCCCGCGCCATAGAGAATCAGTGCTTCGTCGTCGCCGTCAACAGAAAAGGAATCGATGGAAACGGTTTGCATTACAACGGGCATTCCGCCGTCTTCAGCCCTTCCGGTGACGAGGTCGAGCTGTTTCGACTGGACGGCGAATGCCGCTGCTTTGAAATCGATGAGGGCGAAACAGATTTTGTCAGACAGCGATTCCCTTTTTTAAAGGATATGAGAAACTGA
- a CDS encoding aldo/keto reductase — MDYKYLGNTGVQVSELCFGTMSFGGDADKSTSLAMYKKARDRGINFFDCANVYQKGLAEEYLGEFSSAERQELILTTKAYFPFGDGINSKGASRKHLFESLHASLKRLKTDYVDLFYIHRFDDNMDLADIMRTLDDMVSQGKILYPAVSNFAAWQVVKANSIASERGYAPIRCIQPMYNLAKRQAEVEILPMAQSENIAVTSYSPLGGGLLTGKYGKNRKPETGRIVANKMYGRRYGDQINFNIAEAFTEFAEKNNMNPVSLAVRWVAAHSAVTAPIIGARNPGQLEDSLASVDINMTEEMRNEISSFSPEPPPATDRNEESTSFNYSAVLKK; from the coding sequence ATGGATTACAAATATCTGGGCAATACAGGAGTTCAGGTCTCTGAACTCTGTTTCGGTACAATGTCTTTCGGCGGTGATGCCGATAAGAGCACTTCTCTGGCTATGTACAAGAAAGCCCGGGACAGGGGTATCAATTTTTTCGATTGCGCCAATGTTTATCAGAAAGGACTGGCGGAAGAATATCTGGGGGAGTTTTCCTCTGCGGAAAGACAGGAGCTGATCCTGACTACCAAAGCTTATTTCCCCTTCGGAGATGGGATAAACAGCAAAGGTGCTTCGAGGAAACACCTCTTTGAGTCTCTCCATGCCAGTTTGAAACGGTTGAAGACAGATTATGTCGATCTGTTTTATATACACCGTTTTGACGACAATATGGATCTTGCCGACATAATGAGGACACTCGATGATATGGTCAGTCAGGGAAAAATTCTCTATCCTGCCGTGAGCAATTTCGCCGCCTGGCAGGTCGTCAAAGCCAACAGTATCGCATCGGAAAGGGGATACGCTCCCATCCGATGCATCCAGCCCATGTATAATCTGGCCAAGAGACAGGCTGAAGTGGAAATCCTTCCCATGGCTCAAAGCGAAAATATCGCTGTTACGTCCTACAGTCCTCTCGGCGGTGGACTTCTGACCGGCAAATACGGAAAAAACCGTAAACCCGAAACGGGAAGAATCGTGGCGAATAAAATGTATGGCCGGCGTTACGGCGATCAGATCAATTTCAATATTGCCGAAGCATTTACGGAATTCGCCGAAAAAAATAATATGAATCCAGTCTCTCTGGCTGTACGCTGGGTGGCAGCTCATTCCGCCGTTACCGCACCGATTATCGGCGCCAGAAATCCCGGGCAGCTCGAAGATTCGCTTGCTTCAGTTGACATAAATATGACAGAGGAAATGCGGAACGAAATTTCATCTTTTTCTCCCGAACCGCCTCCTGCAACCGACAGAAATGAAGAGAGCACCAGTTTCAACTACTCGGCGGTTCTTAAAAAATGA
- a CDS encoding glutathione peroxidase — protein sequence MSEFYEKEARDVQGTNISMKKFEGKTVLVVNTASKCGFTPQYEGLQKLYEKYKDRGLEILGFPCDQFAHQEPGTDEEIYKFCSVNFGVTFPLFRKIEVNGSEAHPIYQYLKKELPGAIGPAIKWNFTKFLIGPDGKPRKRFSPSTEPEKLEKYIEPLLSGE from the coding sequence ATGTCTGAATTTTATGAAAAAGAAGCCCGGGATGTTCAAGGGACAAATATATCAATGAAAAAATTTGAAGGAAAAACCGTTCTCGTTGTCAATACAGCCAGCAAATGCGGTTTTACTCCTCAGTATGAAGGATTGCAGAAACTCTATGAAAAATACAAGGACAGGGGTCTGGAGATTCTCGGTTTCCCCTGCGACCAGTTTGCTCACCAGGAGCCGGGCACCGATGAGGAGATATACAAGTTCTGTTCCGTCAATTTCGGTGTGACTTTTCCCCTATTCCGAAAAATAGAAGTGAACGGATCGGAAGCCCATCCCATCTATCAGTATCTTAAAAAAGAGCTGCCCGGCGCCATAGGTCCCGCTATCAAATGGAATTTTACCAAATTTCTCATCGGACCCGACGGTAAGCCCCGGAAAAGGTTTTCCCCCTCCACAGAGCCAGAAAAACTGGAAAAGTATATTGAGCCCCTTCTTTCCGGTGAATAG
- a CDS encoding MarR family winged helix-turn-helix transcriptional regulator: MGGYEQLKLENQFCFPLYAASRLVTRMYQPLLEKLDITYPQYLILLVLWDRGEAGVMELGERLMLASNTLTPLLKRMESKGIIRRVRSENDERKVIISLTEKGKDMEEQACHIPEALATEAGENFPLERILKLRDELNDFLKEFKTI; this comes from the coding sequence ATGGGCGGATATGAACAGCTGAAACTGGAAAACCAGTTCTGTTTCCCTCTCTATGCGGCTTCGCGACTGGTAACAAGAATGTATCAGCCTCTGCTTGAAAAACTCGATATCACCTATCCCCAGTACCTGATTCTTCTGGTTCTCTGGGATAGGGGAGAAGCCGGAGTCATGGAATTGGGAGAGAGACTGATGCTGGCTTCCAACACGCTGACTCCCCTTCTGAAGAGAATGGAAAGCAAAGGTATAATCCGGAGAGTCCGTTCGGAAAATGATGAAAGAAAAGTCATCATTTCACTGACAGAGAAAGGGAAAGACATGGAAGAACAAGCCTGCCATATTCCGGAAGCTCTTGCGACCGAAGCCGGAGAAAACTTTCCACTGGAAAGAATTCTTAAACTCCGTGATGAACTGAATGATTTCCTGAAAGAATTTAAAACTATCTGA
- the tkt gene encoding transketolase yields the protein MKTDKNARLAADTIRVLSAEAVQKANSGHPGMPMGCADFAYTLWKKHMRHNPADPAWIGRDRFVLSAGHGSMLLYSLLHLFDYGLSMEELQNFRQLGSLTPGHPEFGHTAGVDCTTGPLGSGFASAVGMAMAAKNFAARTGLDKSDLLKDQKVYVISGDGCMQEGTTSEAASLAGHLKLDNLIVFYDDNKITIEGNTDKAFTEDVAKRFEAYNWRVLHVENGNDLDQNDMALTAARKSDGRPTLIIGKTTIGFGAPNKGGSHKTHGEPLGVEELAATKEALGFSAEPFTVPAEVKTEISARIKELKEEAAAWNKDFEAYRKAESSRAALIDSLTGKTVPENLLEELLKAAPVEGAMATRASSGKILQKAAELIPSLMGGAADLAPSTKSDIQGETSFQAGSYEGRNFHFGVRELGMAMIANGMALYGVAIPYSSTFFVFSDYMKPAIRLAALQKLNQVYILTHDSFFVGEDGPTHEPIEQLPMLRTIPDMTVIRPADANEAAHAWNQAVRIQGPVALVLTRQNLAPLSSEQAAKIDMSRGAYILSEDAGFDMILIATGSEVNLALESAELLRKEGKKVRVVSMPSREIFERQDKAYRDSVLPSSCTKRVSIEAATTYGWGKYVGFDGLAIGIDHFGESAPAGVLQKKFGFVPEAVVEKIKKHFA from the coding sequence ATGAAAACTGACAAAAACGCCAGGCTGGCAGCTGACACAATCCGTGTTCTTTCTGCCGAAGCTGTTCAAAAGGCCAATTCCGGACATCCCGGTATGCCCATGGGATGTGCCGATTTTGCATATACGCTCTGGAAAAAGCATATGCGTCACAACCCCGCCGATCCCGCATGGATCGGAAGAGACCGTTTCGTCCTCTCAGCGGGACACGGTTCCATGCTTCTTTATTCGCTCCTTCACCTTTTCGATTACGGCCTGTCCATGGAAGAACTCCAGAATTTCCGTCAGCTCGGAAGTCTGACTCCGGGACACCCCGAGTTCGGTCATACAGCCGGTGTCGACTGTACCACCGGACCTCTGGGAAGCGGTTTCGCATCAGCGGTTGGAATGGCAATGGCAGCGAAGAACTTTGCCGCCAGAACAGGTCTGGACAAAAGCGATCTGTTGAAAGATCAGAAAGTATATGTTATTTCCGGCGACGGCTGTATGCAGGAGGGAACGACTTCCGAAGCCGCTTCTCTGGCAGGACACCTCAAACTGGACAATCTTATTGTTTTTTACGATGACAATAAGATCACTATTGAAGGAAATACCGACAAGGCCTTCACTGAAGATGTGGCAAAGCGTTTCGAAGCCTATAACTGGAGAGTTCTCCATGTTGAAAACGGGAACGACCTCGATCAGAACGATATGGCTCTGACCGCAGCCCGCAAAAGCGACGGCAGACCGACTCTCATTATCGGAAAGACTACAATCGGATTCGGAGCTCCCAATAAGGGCGGTTCCCATAAAACCCACGGTGAGCCGCTCGGAGTCGAAGAGCTTGCTGCGACAAAAGAAGCGCTGGGTTTCAGCGCGGAACCCTTTACCGTTCCCGCGGAAGTCAAAACAGAAATCAGTGCCCGTATAAAGGAATTGAAAGAAGAGGCAGCAGCGTGGAATAAAGATTTTGAAGCCTACAGAAAAGCCGAAAGTTCCAGAGCGGCTCTCATCGATTCCCTTACTGGCAAAACCGTTCCAGAGAATCTTCTCGAAGAGCTCCTCAAGGCTGCTCCCGTAGAGGGCGCCATGGCGACCAGAGCCTCCAGCGGTAAAATCCTTCAGAAAGCGGCGGAACTGATTCCCTCTCTCATGGGGGGAGCAGCGGACCTCGCTCCTTCAACAAAATCGGATATCCAGGGAGAAACCAGCTTTCAGGCAGGTTCTTATGAGGGAAGAAACTTCCACTTCGGCGTAAGGGAACTCGGTATGGCCATGATTGCCAACGGTATGGCTCTTTACGGAGTGGCCATTCCCTACAGTTCGACTTTCTTCGTATTCTCCGATTACATGAAGCCGGCTATCAGACTGGCAGCCCTTCAGAAACTGAATCAGGTCTACATTCTGACTCATGATTCTTTCTTCGTCGGTGAAGACGGACCGACACATGAGCCTATCGAGCAGCTTCCCATGCTCAGAACTATTCCGGATATGACAGTTATCCGTCCAGCCGATGCCAATGAAGCGGCCCATGCCTGGAATCAGGCTGTCCGGATTCAGGGACCTGTGGCTCTCGTTCTGACAAGACAGAATCTTGCACCCCTATCGTCTGAACAGGCCGCAAAAATCGATATGTCCAGAGGGGCTTATATTCTCAGTGAAGATGCGGGATTCGATATGATTCTCATCGCCACCGGTTCGGAAGTGAACCTGGCTCTGGAGTCTGCGGAACTTCTGAGAAAAGAGGGGAAAAAAGTCAGAGTGGTTTCCATGCCTTCAAGAGAGATCTTCGAAAGACAGGACAAAGCTTACAGAGATTCCGTTCTGCCTTCCTCATGCACGAAAAGAGTCTCCATCGAAGCAGCGACCACTTACGGGTGGGGCAAATATGTGGGATTTGACGGTCTGGCGATCGGCATCGATCACTTCGGTGAATCGGCTCCTGCCGGCGTACTTCAGAAAAAATTCGGATTTGTTCCCGAAGCTGTTGTAGAGAAGATCAAAAAACATTTTGCATAA
- a CDS encoding DeoR/GlpR family DNA-binding transcription regulator, whose protein sequence is MNVSLSEREKKILDILMEGNNPSVNEISDLLEVSKVTIRSDFTSLEEKGLIVRTRGGAFPAFHPDILESQKHAVEEKNRIAKAAADMIKDGDTIMINDGTTTALIPKYLLGKRDIHIVTNSTLVFTYARINPALHLTLVGGSFQPSSEAIVGPVSLVDLENFHVKYAFVGTSGFSLETGMTTDLVDGAEVIKKMNQQARKTILVADSTKYGMNGFVKILSLDHLDSIICDRGLPRETFEKIRESGTDIRLV, encoded by the coding sequence TCTTTCCGAAAGAGAAAAGAAAATTCTTGATATACTGATGGAAGGCAATAATCCGTCGGTCAATGAAATCAGTGATTTGCTTGAAGTCTCTAAAGTGACCATCCGGAGCGATTTTACATCTCTGGAGGAAAAAGGGCTTATCGTCAGAACCCGGGGGGGAGCTTTTCCGGCTTTTCATCCTGACATTCTCGAAAGCCAGAAACATGCCGTTGAAGAAAAAAACCGCATTGCCAAAGCCGCCGCGGATATGATTAAGGACGGCGATACCATAATGATAAACGACGGAACGACCACAGCGCTCATTCCCAAATATCTGCTTGGAAAACGGGATATCCATATCGTAACAAACTCCACTCTCGTATTCACGTACGCCCGTATTAATCCGGCTCTGCACCTGACGCTGGTCGGAGGTTCATTTCAGCCATCTTCAGAAGCCATCGTCGGACCGGTGTCGCTGGTGGATCTGGAAAACTTTCACGTCAAATACGCCTTTGTGGGAACAAGCGGATTTTCGCTGGAAACGGGAATGACCACCGATCTGGTGGACGGCGCCGAAGTCATTAAGAAAATGAACCAGCAGGCCCGCAAAACCATACTCGTGGCGGATTCGACTAAATACGGAATGAACGGTTTTGTCAAAATTCTATCTCTCGACCATCTCGATTCCATCATATGTGACAGGGGGCTGCCGAGGGAGACTTTTGAAAAAATCCGCGAAAGCGGAACAGACATCCGTCTCGTATAA